Proteins encoded within one genomic window of Theobroma cacao cultivar B97-61/B2 chromosome 7, Criollo_cocoa_genome_V2, whole genome shotgun sequence:
- the LOC18594932 gene encoding coleoptile phototropism protein 1 translates to MPSSFQGIMNFFKTITSRDGEGAAMGRKSVGKEYPTHGSLLGGKPNRCVIHPPQSSMAAEALERRNKDWIVRTKDATDLIVQVGDFSFHLHKLAMVSKSGYLKRLAFAERSGEENGSSLKIILEDLPGGTKSFELVVSFCYGWKIDVTATNIAPLYCAAIFLEMSDDLQQGNLISETEAFLSYLILSSWKDTFQILKSCESVSSWSKELLIVKRCSDAIAWKSCIDPKAFATLEEDEAFCLTLLANSHGNLKVEEPTEKWWFEDVSTLRIDHFVEVIESLKSRRMKSELVGSCIAHWTVKWFSRIISGFDNLTPKHLAQKLQRITIESIIKMLPMEKNSVSCNFLLHLLKLGLTKQINSEVLSKLERRIAFMLEQCSVQDLLVKNYGSKDTTYDVGIIIRVVKTYVLFAPKYSAARVCIVGRLMDGYLTLIAKDTNLTVDDFKSLAEALPTNARYSDDNLYRAMDMYLMAHPNLTEEERTNACGAMQYHRLSEDARQHVMKNDRLPLKIVTEFMLLKQVKMARSMTACESNDHPWTKTRTIMKVTKGLDRGCLTPKKEISMIRKEVENMKMQLNQLQMCKVKLQRQVKRCIK, encoded by the exons ATGCCATCTAGCTTCCAAGGAATAATGAACTTTTTTAAGACGATCACTTCCAGGGATGGTGAGGGGGCTGCCATGGGCAGGAAAAGTGTTGGTAAGGAGTATCCCACTCATGGATCACTACTTGGAGGGAAGCCTAACCGCTGTGTCATCCATCCACCGCAGTCTAGTATGGCTGCTGAAGCActagaaagaagaaataaggACTG GATTGTTAGGACAAAAGATGCAACTGATTTAATAGTGCAGGTTGGAGATTTTAGTTTTCACTTACATAAG CTTGCTATGGTTTCGAAAAGTGGATATCTGAAGAGACTTGCATTCGCTGAAAGAAGTGGGGAAGAGAATGGAAGCAGTCTCAAGATCATACTGGAAGATCTTCCAGGTGGAACCAAGAGTTTTGAATTAGTTGTGAGCTTCTGTTATGGATGGAAGATAGATGTAACAGCTACCAACATTGCTCCACTCTATTGTGCTGCAATATTCTTGGAAATGAGTGATGATCTTCAGCAAGGAAATCTCATTTCAGAAACAGAGGCCTTTCTGAGTTATTTAATATTGTCATCTTGGAAAGACACTTTCCAGATACTTAAAAGTTGTGAATCTGTATCTTCTTGGTCCAAAGAATTACTAATTGTGAAGCGGTGCTCAGATGCCATTGCTTGGAAGTCCTGCATAGATCCCAAAGCATTTGCTACTCTCGAAGAAGATGAAGCATTTTGCTTGACCCTTTTAGCAAATAGCCATGGAAACTTGAAAGTTGAAGAACCAACTGAGAAATGGTGGTTTGAAGATGTTTCAACCCTTCGAATAGATCACTTTGTCGAAGTGATTGAGTCCCTCAAAAGCCGAAGGATGAAATCAGAGCTTGTGGGATCTTGTATAGCCCATTGGACGGTAAAATGGTTCTCAAGAATCATTTCCGGATTTGATAATCTGACCCCCAAGCATCTGGCTCAAAAGCTACAAAGGATTACAATTGAAAGTATAATTAAGATGCTTCCCATGGAAAAAAATTCAGTTTCTTGCAACTTCCTACTTCACCTTCTCAAGTTGGGCTTGACAAAGCAAATTAATTCTGAAGTACTGAGCAAGCTAGAAAGAAGAATAGCTTTCATGTTGGAGCAATGTTCCGTTCAAGATCTCTTGGTTAAGAATTATGGAAGTAAGGATACTACATATGATGTGGGGATTATCATTAGGGTGGTCAAAACTTATGTTTTGTTTGCTCCGAAATACTCTGCGGCGAGAGTATGCATCGTTGGAAGGTTGATGGATGGTTATCTCACTCTAATTGCAAAGGATACGAACCTGACAGTTGATGATTTCAAATCACTTGCAGAAGCATTACCAACAAATGCTCGATACAGTGACGATAACCTTTACAGAGCCATGGACATGTACCTTATG GCACACCCTAATCTAACAGAGGAAGAAAGAACGAATGCGTGCGGAGCAATGCAATATCATAGACTATCAGAAGATGCACGCCAGCATGTAATGAAGAATGATCGATTGCCCTTGAAAATTGTGACAGAGTTCATGCTTCTTAAGCAAGTAAAAATGGCTAGGTCAATGACAGCATGTGAGTCGAATGATCATCCATGGACAAAGACTCGAACAATAATGAAAGTCACTAAAGGTTTAGATAGGGGATGCCTGACACCTAAAAAGGAGATCAGTATGATAAGAAAAGAGGTGGAGAATATGAAGATGCAACTCAATCAGTTGCAAATGTGTAAAGTAAAGCTTCAGAGACAAGTTAAAAGATGCATCAAGTAA